The window TCCGCCGCCGACGTGAGTGCGCCCACGGTCAGCCGGACGAGCTCGGCTTCGACGGCCGTGCGTGTCCGCTCGCCCGCCAGGAGGGAGGGCTGGTGCATCATGCGTTCGAGGGTTCGCGTGATCATCGTCCGGAGATGCCCGATCGCCGAGCTCGAAGCCGGACGGCCGACGTTTCGGAACCAGTCGTCACGTGGCGCGTGGCCGAGGAGAGCGGACGCCTCGCGCTCGAACCACGCGCGCTGGAAGACGCACGAGACGTAGTCGATAGGGCCGGCGAACCGTATGTCCCAGCCGCCCCCCGCCGCCTGGGCGACGTTCGTCGGGCGCAGGTCGCGCCCGCAGAAGCGGATGGCGCCGCCCGCCGACAAGATGATTCCGAAGGGGAGGAGACTCGACGGCGGCGCGGCTTCCACGAACATCCCGGCACCGAGGCGCTCGCGGAACACCTGCACGCTGCCGAGGCGGGCGTCGACCAGCTCCGCCTCCATCGGCCCGGGCTCGAGCTGGACGTAGCGGCGGTTCTTGCCCGGCTGCGCGGCGGCCAGCTCCCCCATGTCCGCCGTCCGGACGACTCGTAGGCAGGCGTCTGTCACAACCGGGATCGCATCTCCGACGATTTGCGGAAAGTGCATAGCGGTGCGTCCCGGCATGATGCAAGCAAGCACGGATACGATGCATCGAGGCACCCGTTCTCAGTGGCGACTCTCGCCTTTCGCGAGAAAGTGTGAATCGAGGAGCCTGGAGTCGTTGGTCACGACCGGTACGCCACGCCGCCTGCATTCGGAAAACGCGTGACCCGGCGATGGGCTTTGTTCGGGGAGGCTGCGCGAACGTCATCAGAGGGGAGAACGCAACGCATGTCGCAATCGAAATACATCTTGGTATCGGGGCTCTGTGTGGTGCTGGGGCTTGCGGGCTGCGCCACGACGAAGCAGGTCTCGGTGAAGCAGGTGAAGGAGTCGGGCTTCCTCGGCGACTACTCGAGGCTGACCCCCGGAGATACCGCCAAGGGTCAGGCGCTGCTCCGCTACGTGAATGCGACCGCCCAGTGGACCCAATACAAAGCGGTCGTCATCGAGCCGGTCACCTTCTGGGGCACCGACGCCACCAAGCTCTCGCCGTCGGCGCAGCAAGCGCTCACCACGTACTTCCGGAGCGCCCTGGAGACGCAATTCGGAACGAAGATGAAGGTGGTCGAGGCGCCCGGGCCGGGCGTCATGAAGATCCAGGTGGCGATCACCGACGCCGAGAGCGCGACGCCGGTGCTGCGTACGGTCTCGCTGGTCGTGCCCCAGGCGCGTGCTCTCAACACCTTGCAGTCGGTCGCGACGGGCCACTGGGCGTTTGCCGGCGGCTGTCAGATCGAGGCTCGGTTGAGTGACGCGAGCACCGGCCAGACGCTCGGTGAGATGGTGGACCGGCGCGTCGGCGGCAGTTCGATGAAAGCGGCCGCCCAATGGCAGTGGGGCGACGTCCAGAACGCCATGGACTCGTGGGCTACCGAGTACGCCGCGCGCGTGTCGGCGTGGACGACCGGCAAGGCCGCGCCCGGCAACCCGCCGACGGCGAGCTGACGTCCGCGGCCATCATGGAATCAAAGAGGAGGAAGACGTCGATGAATCTCTTCGCTCGTTCGCTGTGCGCGGTTCTGGCGTTGGTGCTGGCGGCTCTGCCGGCGCACGCCGAGGACAAGAAACCCAACATCATCCTCATCCTCTCCGACGACTTCGGGTACGGGGATTCGAGTCCGTACGGCGGGGGACCGGGTCGGGGCATGCCGACCCCCAGCCTCGAGCGGTTGGCGAACGAGGGGATGACCTTCTACTCGTTCTACGCGCAGCCGAGCTGCACCCCGGGCCGCGCCGCCGTGCAGACCGGGCGCATCCCGAACCGGAGCGGCATGACGACCGTCGCCTTCCAGGGACAGGGCGGCGGGCTGCCGGCGGCGGAATGGACGCTGGCGTCGGTGTTGAAGCAGGCCGGGTACCAGACCTTCTTCACCGGCAAGTGGCACCTCGGCGAGGCCGACTACGCGCTGCCGATCGCGCAGGGCTACGACGAGATGCGATACGCCGGCCTCTACCATCTGAACGCCTACACCTACGCCGATCCGACGTGGTTCCCCGACATGGACCCCGACCTGCGTGCGATGTTCGTGAAGGTCACCCAGGGGTCGCTCTCCGGGAAGGCCGGCGAGAAGGCGCACGAGGACTTCAAGATCAACGGGCAGTACGTGAACACGCCCGAGAAGGGCGTCGTCGGCATCCCCTTCTTCGACGAGTACGTCGAGAAGGCGTCGCTCGAGTACCTCGACAGGGCGGCCAAGGCCGACAAGC of the Deltaproteobacteria bacterium genome contains:
- a CDS encoding helix-turn-helix domain-containing protein, with protein sequence MGELAAAQPGKNRRYVQLEPGPMEAELVDARLGSVQVFRERLGAGMFVEAAPPSSLLPFGIILSAGGAIRFCGRDLRPTNVAQAAGGGWDIRFAGPIDYVSCVFQRAWFEREASALLGHAPRDDWFRNVGRPASSSAIGHLRTMITRTLERMMHQPSLLAGERTRTAVEAELVRLTVGALTSAAEPTPVAAYGRRRRGVRRVIEYVTDHPDADTTAANLCGIAGVSERTLEYGFREYLDVTPVRFLKLVRLNRARRDLLRASAQASAPPTTVTDVALRWGFFELGRFAGEYRRLFGERPSETLRRP
- a CDS encoding DUF3313 domain-containing protein encodes the protein MSQSKYILVSGLCVVLGLAGCATTKQVSVKQVKESGFLGDYSRLTPGDTAKGQALLRYVNATAQWTQYKAVVIEPVTFWGTDATKLSPSAQQALTTYFRSALETQFGTKMKVVEAPGPGVMKIQVAITDAESATPVLRTVSLVVPQARALNTLQSVATGHWAFAGGCQIEARLSDASTGQTLGEMVDRRVGGSSMKAAAQWQWGDVQNAMDSWATEYAARVSAWTTGKAAPGNPPTAS
- a CDS encoding arylsulfatase, which encodes MESKRRKTSMNLFARSLCAVLALVLAALPAHAEDKKPNIILILSDDFGYGDSSPYGGGPGRGMPTPSLERLANEGMTFYSFYAQPSCTPGRAAVQTGRIPNRSGMTTVAFQGQGGGLPAAEWTLASVLKQAGYQTFFTGKWHLGEADYALPIAQGYDEMRYAGLYHLNAYTYADPTWFPDMDPDLRAMFVKVTQGSLSGKAGEKAHEDFKINGQYVNTPEKGVVGIPFFDEYVEKASLEYLDRAAKADKPFFMSVNFMKVHQPNLPAPEFQHKSLSKTKYADSVVENDTRIGRVLDKVRSLGLDKNTYVFWTTDNGAWQDVYPDAGYTPFRGTKGTVREGGNRVPSIAWGPKIKAGAKNYDIVGGLDYMATFASLAGAKLPDKDREGKPTVFDSYDMSPVLFGTGKSERKSWFYFTENELTPGAARVGNYKAVFNLRGDNGQATGGLAVDTNLGWKGEEKYVAIVPQVFDLWQDPQERYDVFMNNYTEHT